Genomic DNA from Trichoderma asperellum chromosome 5, complete sequence:
GTTTTGCTAGCCTCAACGGTTTCGGCGCTGGCCCCTGCGAAAGTATGATGCCACAAATAATTTCTGACATTATTTTCCTTCACGATCGGGGTAAATACCAGACATTATACTTTACAATTTACTTTGGATCGCTTGCTGTTCGTATGTAGGCTCTCTGTACATGATAAATCGCTAACATTTGATAGATTGGCCCTATTATAGCTGGCAGTATGGCTGAACGTTTTGGGTGGAGGAGCTTCTGGTGGTTTAACACAGGCCTTCTCATTTTCACTCTGGTTCTCAATATTGGGCTACTTCCAGAAACACGGTTTGCTCGAAAAACACAAACCAAAACGTTTTCGGAGCCGGCTGCGCCTATTGAGTCACCAGAATTAAAGAGCAGTTCTGTTATAGATCACTCGGAGAACGTTTCTAACCAGCAACCTCAGGATCATTGGCTATCGCGAGGACGCCCATCTCTCAAGCAATTCAGTCCTTGGGGCTCATATCATGGGAATATTTTGCAAGAATTATGGCTTCCGTGGTACCTTCTGGTCTTCCCTATCGTCGAATTTGCTGCTtttgttgtttctttttccgcGTCTGGCTTTCTATTGGCTAACCTAACCCAACAACAATTTTTTGGAGCACCGCCTTATAACTTCTCAACTGAACAGGTCGGATTTACCAATTTCGCTATTTTTGTTGGCGAGATGATTGGATTATTGACGTCTGGTCCACTGTCAGACTGGGTTGCAGGTTACTTTACCAAGCGCAATCGAGGCATTAGGGAGCCCGAAATGAGACTAATCGCCATGATTCCATACACCTTAATCATGATGATTGGCCTTATTGTGGTTGGCGTGGGTTATAGTCGCTTATGGTCGTGGCAGGTCATTGTCATTGTCGGGTATACTTTGCTCGGAATGCAAGTAACAAGTTTGCCGAGCATAGCGTCAACTTACGCCGTTGACAGCTATAAACCAGCCACGGGTGCTATTTTTGTTGCAATTACTATGTAAGTCAAGATATTCATATCATCAtggttctctttttttagctaACGGTTAATACAAGTAACAAGAACGTGTGGGGCTATGGGTTTGGCAAATTTATCACGCCCTGGACAATTGATGCTGGTTATCTCGCGCCTATTATGGCACTAATGGCCTTAATTACATTGGTCTGCGGTTttggtttcttcttttgggtTTTTGGAAAGTCTATTCGAGGCAGATCAAAGGACTCGTTTCTACACCAACTGGACAGCTAGAATCTGAGCATGCAACACATTAATTGGACGAATTTGCAACCAGAGACATATATTGCTACTTATTGGTTGAGTTTTTGTGGGTAGCTATAACGGCTGGTAAATTGGACTTGATTGCTTATAAAACAACCTGTTCCGGCGCTTAGAACAAACTCTGTAAAATTCTGAAATATAATCTTCTCAACGCTGTTTTAGCACAATTCTCTCGTCTCCAAAGACAACTGTCGTcatagtatataaaacttttgaCAACAACCATCCATGATGAGATTCAAAGTTCAACAACGGATCGAGCAGAGGGTAAAGGAATAGCGTTCAAATCCAATGAATCTGCCGATCTTGGAAAACATCTGTTTTTGTCGGAGTTATCTCATCAAACAAAGAAGCCTTGATAAAGAATGTTCCCGCCATACTTTCCAACTGGCTGTAGAGAGGGCTGTGAAATCGATATCGGATCAGTATGACTTCCCATGTCATTGTTAACAGAATGATATGTCGGACCTCCCACACATTTGGCAAAATGTTCTCTTATTAATGAATACGAATTAGTGGATATTTAACTGATCtgaaattaaaattaatagacGCACCCTCACAGTGGCTTTGGATATCGTGTTCACGTCAATATACTGCTCTCTTGAATCATGGGAATCCTGAACCGTCACTTCGTCTTCGctaagaatataattaatcGAGAAAGCTGTTTCATTGTTAGTCAAGTGAAGCACAGTTAATGGTGAAGTCAAGAGTACGTCCACCGGCACGACGACAGTTCAAGCTGGAAGATTCATTAACATACAGTGCCGCAATACTCACGCAATATCTTACCAATGGCACGCATAAGTCATAGAAGGGGTTACAGCGAGTGTGACAGTTACAGAACCACAATTGCAAGTGCCACTATAGGAAGCCATATTGAGAATTGCGATTTGATTCTTGATTGATTAGAAAGCCTACTGAACAATAAGTCTTTTGAGGTGCATTGATAGTCACGTAACAGCGATATTTATAGTACAACCTCCAGATTTTGGCGCCGTACATTACGGAAGATGCCGATTCCGATGTAACAATTCAGCCGAGGGTGCTTGCTTTTGCCACTACAAACATCTTCTTTCCACAACGCGTGGAGTGCAATTAAGGTACCAGTTCGTATTGGAAAGATCACCTCTTTTCACCCATCTAACGATAATAATAAGAGGCCCAAATGCTTTAacattatattttatttcttcattATGTGGCGTTTATATTAACGCTACTGCCTGAATTGGgtcaaaaaaataaagattgtCCTCTAACATTCATAGAGAATAGCCTCTCTTGCAGTTGTATTACACAGAGTCACATCCATGAATATTTGTTTTACAGCTTCATAACCCATTTTCATCCATTGAAAACAACCCGATGAAATAATCAATTATATGCGTGCTATTTGTGTCGCATTTTGTATTTATTGGTTAGTATATTTTGGGAAAAACTATACTTGTCACATAGAGGATGGGAGGTATGATTGCATGGGGTTTTCCTTGATGGGTATGAACGATGTAAGGCAAGTGGGAGCATATCATAAAATGGTATTACGGCCACATGTACTCTAACGATTTTCTATTCAATAGCAAGGaggtataaaatatttaatagataGTTTAGAATCTAGTAGGAAATATAACAAAGATGAGAAAATCCTGCGATGCTTGTGGCAGTACTTCTGCTCAGTAGTTAAATCGATATCGACTAGCCGGTGGACCGAAAGCTGAAGTGAAATTTCGTAGTACCTGTGACAATGCCCTTAGTGTTTTTAATTGTAGGATGGTGATATGCGTCTAGattctttttactttcttgTTTGCAAATCTTCATCCGCTCCAAGATTTCAGCAACTGCTGCATAAAGGATATCCAAGTTGCCATCTTCAACCTTTACCGCGATGCCAACAGCGCCAACAGCACCCATTTTTCGCGATATCTCAGATTCACGCATACCAACGCCATAACAACCGTCTGCGCCGACTTTGCCAATGAGCGATCCCTGGAAAGCTTCCATGAGAAGAGTACAAAACCGACCCTCACCACCAACCATTTCAGGCATTTGAGACATGGCGTTAAATATTTGGCCCATGCGCTGCGTTCTGGCATCGATGCTATCACCGCTCGCGGAAGCGTCAGATGCCCGAGCGAAGGAAGCATACAGCTTAGCAAGGCAAGAGAGCGGAAGCGCCGGTGCTGGCATGTTACATCCGTCAACCCCCCActtgacttcttcttcgctcagGCCGGACAGTTCTTCCACAACTTCCCTGACTCTTGCTTGAATTGGATGCGTCAACAAGTGGTAGTCATTTGATGAAACGGCCAGAGCTCTGGCTCCTGCTAGCATACCCGCGTGTTTGCCAGAGCAGTTGTTGTGGATCCCTGTAGGTTCAAAATCGCGCTTTATCCATTCGCGGTTTACGGCTGGGTTGAGAGCTGGATGGCCACCGCACTGTAGTTGGTCTTCAGTGTGCTGTGATTTAGCCAGCATACTCCGAGCCCGCGCAATATGTCGATCCTCGCTGCTGTGTGAGGCGCACATGAGGGCCAGATCAGCATTATCAAAACCAAACTTCTCAAGCGCACCAGTTTCTACGACTGCCAGCGCTTGAGCAGGCTTAGCAGCTGAACGCAACAAGGTAATACGTGAGGGATCCCCTAGgctaaataaaagctttccCGTGGAATCAACGATGGCAGCATGAACAAAGTGTCTGTTCTCAATAATGCCGTTTCTGTCGATAATGACATAGCTGTCATTGTAAGAAGATATCGTCATGTTGAAAGACTGACTTTGCGTGATCTTCAAGAACTTTAGGAGTTTGTAAACTGGTTATGCATGCATTGTCGTGGTCGCTTGGAAGAGCAGACAAAATTTTGATTGCGCGACCCACATGTTTGGAGGGCGCTACTCTTCAGATTTTCCTACTGCTAGTATGACATCGTGGGTAGTGCAACAATATTCTGATTGCCAGCTTGCTACGTGTACATAATCTGTCAATGAACATTGCACCAGAACTGAATATGTATTTTGTTGACTTTAGATTCATGAAATATGTTCCCCACTGCTGAAAACAATTTTCACGAACGGCTCTATCTTAATGACCTGCAACGAACTACCCATTAGgctaataaataactatagagTATCCTAAGAACGAGCAAATGGCTCTctcactttttttccctcaaGAAACTCGCCTTTGTTTACTCTGGCACAATGATCAATCTAGTACCATGGTTTTCGCCGTTCTTCCAAAATCCTCCAGGCCTCCCCAGTTTTGTCTAATCCCCCAACAGTTGTAACAGGGATGGATTTGAGCTGTTTCTGTTCCAAAGCGGTCTCTAAATAATTCCACCAAAACCACTTGGTAAACTCACGATTCTTTTCGTCCAAGTAGTCATCAATATATTGGACAAAATGCCCAGTGACATGTTCGGGCAATTTTACTCCCGCTCGGACTCCCATTGTAGTTAAAAACGAGCCTCCTCCTAAAGCGGCTAAAATTTTACCGATCTTAACCTGGTCTTCAGCGGAATCAGCCGCTGCGAAAACAGCCTTGAACGGACCCAATGAAGAGGCTGTAGTGACAACATCCACTGCTGTACGGTTTACGAAATGAGTGACTCCAAATCGCGCTGCTAGCTCTTGATGGCGTCCAGATGCGACGCCAACAACTTCGTAGCCAGCTTGTCTTGCCAGCTGTGCAGCAAATATTCCCATCGACGACGACAGTCCCCAAATGAGAATCTTTTCTCCTGTCGAAATAGCACTTGGCATCTGCGGCTTGTTTAAATGGAGATGAAGGACTAGAGCACTCATTGCTGCATAAGAAGTCGCAAGATTCGCAGCTTCATCAAATGGCACATCACCAATCTGGGGTATATAGCTATTAGCATTCGCATCATTTTTTGTCCTTTTACAACGGACGTATCTTTGAAGCCAGATTTTCCGGGGCGAGGCAATATTTTTGATAGGCCCCAAAGCGACTATCATTTCGCAGGACGCCCGTAGTGTTTGTCAAGATGCGATCACCCGGCTGGAAGCGAGTCACTCCCGGACCCGTCTTTTTAACGATGCCAGAGGCAGACACTGATAATTTTTAGGAATGAAGCGAAAATAGGAAATCATATGGACACTAACGGCCAATAATTGTTGGATATTTGAGTGAGATTGGAATGAGGCCCTCTTGCATTTTCCATTCTCCAGGTTGAACTGCTACGGCTTTCACCTTGGTCCCCAAATTAGTATCACTCTATAAAGCCAGTAGCTCACATATCGGAGCCTAAGCGAACCTGTATCAACatttccccttctccagGGTCGTATAAATCTCCGGAGCCAAGCTTGGGTCGCTCTTCAACTCCAAAAAGCCAGTAACCCACATTAGCCATTTTGTAtctgtgtatgtatgtatgtatgtatgtatgtatgtatgtattattattattattattattattattattattattattattatttttcacTTGAAGTAGGTGGTTTTTATGATTCAGCGTAATACTTCCAGAGATGTGAAATAATTCTATTAGTTTACAttgatatttatatattgtTTCTCGCAACCGCTCAATTTAGTCTAggaatacttttattataccaACAGGTGAACATGTATCATTTGTCATTTATTACCCAATCTTGCTAGCGATAAGGATTTCTGGCTGGCTTTCCAATAAATTCTCTTAAGTTACCTTAATTGGTGGCTTTGCTCAATTGGTGTAATTCCGATTCTAACGCCATTTTGGGATTTGTAATCGACGCTCGTAGTTGCACACACCGCATGCATGTACACCTTAGGTGTAGTAATTCAAATTTAATTGGAGTAAAAAAACATATCCGTCTCCACAAAGGGCTATGGAATCAATTTAGCAGCTTGATCTACTAATGATTAGAAAGCAAGTTAGCTGGCGTTCTCTGAATGATTCAAGACATTTGTGTGGAAAACTGCAATTTATTTGGGTGGAATAGTGGCGTTACGTTGTGGAAATACGAAGATTTGGCTTATTGGCTTAAAATAAACAGATAAAGCCTTAACTAAGGAGCTATACCCCTTGATTATGTGAAATTCTTTGTTATGCCATGATAGAGCGTTTTCTTTCCTAGATGTAAAGGCCAACACCCCTCATCGGCCCCATCGGCATGGCGGGGCAATAAAGCTAAGCATAATCGAGCAAGAAGCGAGCAACTGTAATGCTGATAAATTTGTGACTTTTGGTCTTGGTTTCGAATATCTCAAAAACTTCCATTAATGAACTTACTACTGAATCTTCCTATCTAATTTTTCTTGGATATCCTACGAAGATATAAAGTGTGGCGCATTTAGGAAGAGGCCCATGAGGATACCACCGAGAGTACCTGCGACGGGAATAGTCATGATCCAAGAAAATAGCAGAAGTCCAACTCGCTGGAAGTTAACAGCTTGCAAGGAACCGTTGCAGAGACCAACTCCGACTGTTGCGCCAGTGATACACATAGACGTAGAGACAGGCAGAGAGTACtgagaaaagacaagaacAGTAATAGCAGCGCCCATTTCCATGGAACAACCTCTAGAAGGAGAGTGATAGGTGATCTTATTGCCCATGACTATTTCACGACATTAACAGCTGATATTAAGTAAAGAATGGATGGTACAGTGATATTTACCTTTCATAATGTTATACCCATAGGTGATGAGACCAATCGATATCATGGCAGCCAAGACAGCTAACTGCCAAACGGGGACAGGGGCTTTTGCCGCAGCGGCGTTACCAGTTCTCCAAGCAGAGTATATGACAGCCCAAGGCCCGACGGAGTTGCCAATATCATTAGCACCATGGGCAAAAGAAGCAGTGCATGCTGTCAAAACTTGAATGAACGAGTACGTGTGCTCAACTTCGTTTGGATATTTCTCAGCATTGGCGTACACCCGTTTCATGCGATCACCATCAGGGGTTCCCTCAGTACCAGTCTGGGCGGCATGTATATCGTAATAGAGACCGTAGAGGGCACCACAAACAACCATGGCTGGGATGCGCTTTGCCAAGATTCTGACGTTATGCCACTCGTAAACTTGGCCTGGGCCCATGGGGTTGTCGCGAAGTGTGCGCATAGCCCAGCCAATTGGTCCTCGGCTTTTGTAAAGGCGGGAATTGAATTTGGCTTCATTGGCCTGCGTATGCTCTTCGTGACTGAGAGTATTGGCCTCAACAATTGAAAGGTTTTTTTCGGCCGGAATGGAAGTGGCAGTGATACCGTCGCCATCAGTCTTCTTCGGCGACTCGCTATCGAGTGACTCGGTCTGTAACGAGCGACTAGATTCATGAACgtgctcttcctcttgaatAACAGCATAGTTGGGGACGGCAGCAGATTCAGCATCTGCAGGAGCTGGGCGATTCCAGAGGAGAGGACCGAGAATGAACATCCACCACTTGATAGTATAGTCTTTCTTCAGAATTTTAGCGCGCGCAAAAGggacaaagaagagagcagaTAGAAGACAAACGCCTCCACCGGTGCCCATAGTGACAGCAGCAATGTACCATGCGGGTTTCTTGCCTAGACCGAGATTGGGAGAACCCTTGTAGACAATGGACAGAGTGCAGATTGTACCAGcaatgagaaagaagaatggagAGGTATATACGGCCCATTTAGCAGGACTCTTCCTAACATGGACAACAAACTTGATCAAAAGGAAAATACTGGCAGCGAAGCCTCCAGCAATTGCAGGGGCCATTCCCAGCCCAGCGAAGATGGCACCAAGTCCCTTGCCATTGTTCCATCCCCACTGGACTTGTCCTGCGCCTACTGTTGCAACGCCGacgccagcaacagcagagaTGAGCGAGTAGGTGGAGGAAACATGAGCAGAATGGCGAGTGCACCACATAACCCAAGAGGATGCAGCGGCAAGGGCACATGTAAAGGCGAGCATCTGGACACCGGCGTTGCCCTGGAAAGCAACGTTTGGAATAATACCGTTCTTTATAGTATCTGCAGTTCGGGCACCGACAGTAATGGCACCTAGCATTTCGAAGACGGTTCCGAGAACCATAGCTTGTCGGTAGGAGATCGATCTTGAGGAGACACTGGTAGCCCAAGAGTTGGCAACATCATCTGAAAGAGACAATAAATGTGAGCATCATATTGCTTCATACATTCATTCAATAaaaggatgatgaagctgaatGTTTAAAAACGCACTTGCACCGTTGTTATAGGCATCTAGCATAGCAAATAAAGTGCCAATGGCAAAGATGTAGTCGTATTGATGGAGCACCATTGTGATGGATAAGTGTCTAGGCAGCTCTGCAGGGTAATTCGACTGATCTTTGGAGGGTTGGAATGTCGTCTGAAAAGGAGCCGAGATGGGATCTCAGGCCAGTCGCACAGGAAGTTTCCCAGATATATACAATTCTTCTATATGAGCGTCCTGCCTGCACGTGTGCATCTAGTAACTGAAGGACAGCCACAACACAAGGTACCAGAATTGTTAGGTTTCGGTCCAACTTTATGGCTATTCGCGTGCTTCATAAGCGCCATTGAATTGTAGGGCTtatgagaagaaaataagaataaagtGGAGTACCATATTGCGGTCTTTTCCACTTATGACACCGAAATCTCCAAATGAATACGAATATCGGAGagaaatataatttaaatcgGCGTATAGCCATACGATTCTCTTAGACCTGTGGCAATAGTTGCTTCGCAGATGTATTTGTGGAACCTTACACCGTTCAAACGGGCGACGTCGTTGAATGAGACTACCTCCGGTATAGATATTAAGAACCGTCTGTCTTCCTAtcaaatctttaaaaatatacacGTGGGTTCAAGCAAGACGCCGTAACGGTAGATCGATATAGGCCCCAGACCCACTAAATAGGTATACTACTTCGGCCAAGAGATTCCTGAAGCGGCCACATAGCCGCCATATCTCAAAGTTGGACGGTGTGGCGCGTGAATGCCCAGGGAACCGAGTAAGATCAATCACCCAGTAGAAGATTAAGATGGCAACTGGGTGTAAATCAGAAATCTACATCGCTCGGATATTTGGATTGATACAGCATGTGCTCTCTAGGTTGAGCTTCGTGCGTACATGAGAAAATGCTACGAAGAAAAAGGTTGTAGGGGTACTAGCAAGAAAAGATTAATCGCGTAGAGCACGTGCTCGGACACTTCAAGGAAAAGATTTCGTGCGTTGGCTTTGCTAAGCTTGGCAAGCCATTGAGCTAAACCACAGCAAGGTTAACTACTGGGGAACCGCTgcataaacttaataattaagcttGGCGGAATATCTAACGCTAGCTATTTCCAGATCCCTTCCCTTGAAGTGGCGGCCCTTACATGAGTGAGTTTTTGTAGGTATGCCGAGTTACGGCTAGATTTAAAGGCATCTCTATGGAACTAGCGGCAGGAAACGATTCAGGATCCTTTGCACAACCTGCGGATCAGCGTAAAACTAAAACCTCTTGATGCCAATGGCTGCCTAGCATCTGCCAAGGACTTATTTTCTAGCCATGCCGCAGCACGTGCTACGGCTCGGTGCCCAGAAGGTGATGAATGGCGCCGCCCAGAATACTCTGCCTCAGCTAGTGCTGTAGCCAAGAAACTAGGGGTTATCAACCCAACAGCTCATCCATTTCTGCGGTAAATTTCACCGGTGCTTGCTTTTTCGTTAAATAACACCACTGAAATGCTTATGGGACAACAAATATCACATGAACAGGCTTATCACAGCGCTTCTCTCACGCACGTGTCACCTCAAAGAAGGGCCTAGTATACATGTTACTTTTCGAAGTCTCAACTATTGTGGCAGTGATTCTGGTCACTCTTTCAGTTACTAAATTTCCATAATAAAGCAGGCTCTAAAGGAGCTtgaatattattattgttattatacGAACACCGCTTGAATGTCAATCTTTAGCAATGTATGATCATTCTGGAGCCTTTAATACGGAGAATGCCCCTTGCAATGCAAGTCAAGTATCTTTCAAGCAggtttttcctttctctatATTTGGTAAAGGCATAATTGCTGTTCCAAACAGCAGCCTCGACCTACTGAAAAGTCTCTCGAGATAACCGTGGACGATATAAAGATCCTTGAAGAAAGTCTTCGTCCCTTCCGGAGTGTTGTCAGTGATTTTACTCTACCATCGCTCCGTACGCTCACGAGGCATATAGATGTCTGGAGAACCTCATTAGCCCCTCATTTTCCAGTAATACACTTTCCTACATTTCAAGTAGGGCATTGCATTCCTGAACTCATTCTAGCCATGGCGGCGCTCGGTGCAGTACAGACATTGGAAGAGAATGTTTCCAAGAAGCTATATCGGGCTGCTAGAGCCATCGCCTGGCAGAAGTTGAAGGTGGATAACCTGAACTTAGAAGTTTGTGTTTGAGTTGTATATTTTGTGGAATGCCAGGTACTAACCcctattaaaagtttaaaactACATCAAGATCAGATACCATTAGCCGGAGTCTGAAGTTGCAGTCAGCTCAGACCCTGCTTTTTCTCCTTATATATTCAAGCTGGGCTCGTAATGcctctgttgttgttgaaggGTTCGAGCTACATTCGCCCTTGGTACAATATATGCAGGCAAGTGGGTTTGCCGAATACGACAGCACTATGGAGCAAAGCTGGATTGAATGGTCATTATATGAATCCGAACGTCGAACTAAATTCCTTTCATTTTGC
This window encodes:
- a CDS encoding uncharacterized protein (EggNog:ENOG41); translation: MANVGYWLFGVEERPKLGSGDLYDPGEGEMLIQVKAVAVQPGEWKMQEGLIPISLKYPTIIGLSASGIVKKTGPGVTRFQPGDRILTNTTGVLRNDSRFGAYQKYCLAPENLASKIRPL
- a CDS encoding uncharacterized protein (EggNog:ENOG41) produces the protein MTISSYNDSYVIIDRNGIIENRHFVHAAIVDSTGKLLFSLGDPSRITLLRSAAKPAQALAVVETGALEKFGFDNADLALMCASHSSEDRHIARARSMLAKSQHTEDQLQCGGHPALNPAVNREWIKRDFEPTGIHNNCSGKHAGMLAGARALAVSSNDYHLLTHPIQARVREVVEELSGLSEEEVKWGVDGCNMPAPALPLSCLAKLYASFARASDASASGDSIDARTQRMGQIFNAMSQMPEMVGGEGRFCTLLMEAFQGSLIGKVGADGCYGVGMRESEISRKMGAVGAVGIAVKVEDGNLDILYAAVAEILERMKICKQESKKNLDAYHHPTIKNTKGIVTGTTKFHFSFRSTG
- a CDS encoding uncharacterized protein (EggNog:ENOG41~TransMembrane:11 (o65-84i104-125o137-153i197-214o226-245i321-346o366-388i409-430o436-457i469-489o501-525i)), producing MSQILGDRSLQDIENELDITIYPGTEVMADVGSHHFIKSGDSKDEGRVLVPQPSDDPLDPLNWTALWKITTLLCVSFVSISQNLGPLANAPLFGLYMQEWNIELADAVQTTAVTILILGFSNLVWIPISTCFGRRPALIFSTLVCTVSSIWRVRATSYKSFLGAAALNGFGAGPCESMMPQIISDIIFLHDRGKYQTLYFTIYFGSLAIGPIIAGSMAERFGWRSFWWFNTGLLIFTLVLNIGLLPETRFARKTQTKTFSEPAAPIESPELKSSSVIDHSENVSNQQPQDHWLSRGRPSLKQFSPWGSYHGNILQELWLPWYLLVFPIVEFAAFVVSFSASGFLLANLTQQQFFGAPPYNFSTEQVGFTNFAIFVGEMIGLLTSGPLSDWVAGYFTKRNRGIREPEMRLIAMIPYTLIMMIGLIVVGVGYSRLWSWQVIVIVGYTLLGMQVTSLPSIASTYAVDSYKPATGAIFVAITINKNVWGYGFGKFITPWTIDAGYLAPIMALMALITLVCGFGFFFWVFGKSIRGRSKDSFLHQLDS
- a CDS encoding uncharacterized protein (TransMembrane:9 (i47-64o84-104i116-139o145-171i183-205o217-241i491-510o530-562i574-600o)) codes for the protein MVLHQYDYIFAIGTLFAMLDAYNNGANDVANSWATSVSSRSISYRQAMVLGTVFEMLGAITVGARTADTIKNGIIPNVAFQGNAGVQMLAFTCALAAASSWVMWCTRHSAHVSSTYSLISAVAGVGVATVGAGQVQWGWNNGKGLGAIFAGLGMAPAIAGGFAASIFLLIKFVVHVRKSPAKWAVYTSPFFFLIAGTICTLSIVYKGSPNLGLGKKPAWYIAAVTMGTGGGVCLLSALFFVPFARAKILKKDYTIKWWMFILGPLLWNRPAPADAESAAVPNYAVIQEEEHVHESSRSLQTESLDSESPKKTDGDGITATSIPAEKNLSIVEANTLSHEEHTQANEAKFNSRLYKSRGPIGWAMRTLRDNPMGPGQVYEWHNVRILAKRIPAMVVCGALYGLYYDIHAAQTGTEGTPDGDRMKRVYANAEKYPNEVEHTYSFIQVLTACTASFAHGANDIGNSVGPWAVIYSAWRTGNAAAAKAPVPVWQLAVLAAMISIGLITYGYNIMKVMGNKITYHSPSRGCSMEMGAAITVLVFSQYSLPVSTSMCITGATVGVGLCNGSLQAVNFQRVGLLLFSWIMTIPVAGTLGGILMGLFLNAPHFISS
- a CDS encoding uncharacterized protein (EggNog:ENOG41), with protein sequence MSALVLHLHLNKPQMPSAISTGEKILIWGLSSSMGIFAAQLARQAGYEVVGVASGRHQELAARFGVTHFVNRTAVDVVTTASSLGPFKAVFAAADSAEDQVKIGKILAALGGGSFLTTMGVRAGVKLPEHVTGHFVQYIDDYLDEKNREFTKWFWWNYLETALEQKQLKSIPVTTVGGLDKTGEAWRILEERRKPWY